One Engystomops pustulosus chromosome 11, aEngPut4.maternal, whole genome shotgun sequence DNA window includes the following coding sequences:
- the LOC140105445 gene encoding taste receptor type 2 member 4-like yields the protein MFNGSDEMHWENGTSRPDGNTQTSLRVDQVVSLGILVLETIIGTFVNGLMVTVNLISLVTHRKLGSCDSILLCLGISRFTFMCINQTFNISRFDNHKNSTPFTAMGNNFTTFLTLSVAGSIPPFLLFCVSAGLVVHSLLRHMKKMKEQEKTGFREPSLVAHYRAVKMMAAFFIFFSLYMIAFNLYGSGIIKNVSLNCISAFLIGAYPSIHSILLVIGNRKLKNAFLQILKKGNCSQKEVIETISD from the exons ATGTTCAATGGAAGTGATGAAATGCATTGGGAAAATGGTACATCAAGACCAGATGGAAATACACAAACTTCGTTACGAGTAGACCAAGTAGTGTCATTGGGCATCTTGGTGTTGGAAACCATCATTGGCACATTCGTGAATGGTCTTATGGTGACTGTAAACCTGATCAGCCTGGTGACCCATCGGAAGCTGGGCTCCTGTGATTCCATCCTTTTATGCCTTGGTATTTCACGCTTCACGTTCATGTG CATCAACCAGACATTCAACATAAGCAGATTTGACAACCATAAAAATTCAACTCCATTTACTGCAATGGGAAACAACTTTACAACTTTCTTAACCCTTTCCGTGGCGGGATCCATTCCtccttttcttctgttttgtgtTTCAGCTGGATTGGTAGTTCACTCTCTGCTACGACACATGAAAAAGATGAAAGAACAAGAAAAAACAGGGTTCAGGGAACCATCTTTGGTTGCGCATTACCGAGCGGTTAAAATGATGGCCGCCTTCTTTATATTTTTCTCACTTTACATGATCGCGTTTAACCTTTATGGATCAGGAATCATAAAGAATGTTTCACTGAATTGTATTTCCGCTTTTCTCATTGGGGCTTATCCTTCTATACATTCTATTCTACTTGTCATTGGGAACCGCAAGCTCAAGAATGCCTTCCTACAGATCCTTAAGAAAGGAAACTGCTCCCAGAAGGAGGTGATTGAGACAATCAGTGACTAA